In the Salmo trutta chromosome 33, fSalTru1.1, whole genome shotgun sequence genome, one interval contains:
- the LOC115172723 gene encoding syncytin-1-like gives MTSQNISTNPEDIDIPHDAVQSQGPVRIIQTKDLKEVIEVETGFGDSNLWLEWIQYTARSVVKEECYACATAKPQLTTIPFPLDGRNSPRGMACMVKLFMKAGKPDNDSCTDLHYLYPHVPIRSRLRPFTVAGGDYYCLTRYNTHGRNVGEVGTCNRTENVTTTETMRDLTGWLSPKDFSKIKSPRADVWWMCGGKKLWPSLPTNWTGTCALVQFGMPFTLIQHKDLVPGRRERRVAPSGSFDDRVYLDSIGVPRGVPDEFKAMNQIWAGLKSSIFWWSTLNKNVDWINYIYYNQQRFINYTRDAIQVLAEQTAATTLMVLQNRIALDMLLAEKGGVCVIFGSECCTFIPENTALDGSVTKALAGLNNLAQEL, from the coding sequence ATGACTAGCCAGAATATAAGCACAAACCCTGAGGACATAGACATCCCCCATGATGCTGTCCAGAGTCAAGGACCGGTAAGGATAATTCAGACAAAAGATCTTAAGGAAGTGATAGAGGTGGAAACCGGGTTTGGGGATTCTAACCTATGGCTGGAATGGATTCAGTATACAGCTAGGTCAGTGGTCAAGGAAGAATGCTATGCCTGCGCAACAGCCAAACCTCAGTTGACAACCATTCCCTTCCCACTGGATGGAAGAAATTCACCCAGGGGTATGGCATGTATGGTAAAGCTGTTCATGAAGGCAGGGAAGCCAGACAATGACAGTTGTACTGATCTGCATTATCTGTATCCCCATGTGCCCATTAGGTCCAGACTTCGCCCTTTTACAGTCGCCGGAGGAGACTATTATTGTCTGACCCGATACAACACTCACGGGCGGAATGTAGGGGAAGTAGGAACATGCAATAGGACAGAGAACGTGACGACGACTGAAACTATGAGGGACCTGACTGGGTGGTTGAGTCCCAAGGACTTCAGTAAGATAAAAAGTCCTAGAGCGGATGTCTGGTGGATGTGTGGGGGTAAGAAGCTGTGGCCTAGCCTGCCTACGAATTGGACCGGTACTTGTGCATTGGTACAGTTCGGCATGCCCTTCACCCTTATCCAACACAAAGACCTAGTGCCaggtagaagagagaggagggtcgCTCCGTCAGGGTCGTTCGACGATAGAGTTTACCTTGATAGCATTGGAGTTCCAAGGGGGGTGCCTGATGAGTTTAAAGCTATGAATCAGATATGGGCTGGATTGAAATCAAGTATTTTTTGGTGGTCGACTCTCAATAAAAATGTAGATTGGATAAATTACATTTATTATAACCAGCAGCGTTTCATCAACTATACCAGAGATGCGATTCAAGTGTTAGCAGAACAGACGGCTGCGACTACTTTGATGGTATTACAGAATAGAATAGCTTTGGATATGCTTCTGGCTGaaaagggtggtgtgtgtgtgatattcggATCTGAATGCTGTACTTTCATCCCTGAGAACACAGCTCTAGATGGATCAGTGACCAAGGCCCTGGCCGGTCTAAACAATTTAGCTCAGGAgttataa